Below is a window of Deinococcus sonorensis KR-87 DNA.
GCCCGCGCCCATCCAGCTCCGGCGGAAAGTTATACACCTGGGCCAGCTGAAGCGGCGTAAAGCTCTGGGTCACGGCCTGCGGGTGGGCGATGCCCGGACCGGCGCCGGGATAGCGGAACTGCGGACGCGCCTGCGGCCGGTCGTCCAACCCGAAGATGCCCTGGATGATGCCGTCCAGGTCGGCCGGCACGCTCAGCTCGCCGCTGCGCCCCCGGAACTGCTGTCCCTGCCAGCGGTACAGCTGCAGCTGCACCGCGAAGGCCGCCTCCAGCTGCGCCACCGTGCCGCCCAGCACCACCGTGCGGCGCTCGGCACTGGCCTCCACCACCGTCAGCTGATGCTCATGGGCGAAGCGCTCCACCCGGTCCAGGTCATCCGGGGAGGTGCCGTAGGCCTGCGCGAAGTCGTGCCGGGTCATCGGCTCGGCGGTGGCGGCGCGGGCCGCAAACTGCTGGCGGCCACGCAGCCGCAGCGTCACCTGCAATTCTTCGGCCGGGTCCGGCTGCCCGACCTGTTCGGCCTGAGCCGGCACCTCACGCGCGCTGCCGGCCAGGGGAATACGCTGCTCATCTGAGGACATCGGGACCTCCTGGCCCCAGCATTTCCCGACCATTCATGAGTTTGCTCAGGCGCGCCGGCCGGACCCCTGGGCCGGGCTTCAGGACGGCTCAGACGGCTCCCATGCGCCTCGGCCCGCCGCGGATGGTAAGCCGACCTTCTATACAAGGGTGCGGCGGGGCACGTATAACCGGACCATGAGCGACGCAGAACAGGGCCAACAGTCCCAGCAGGACACCCACGGCACGGCCGTGGAAGGCGTGGGCACCCCCGCCGACCCGCGCATGGCGAGCGGCGAAGGCACCCAGACGCTGACCACCCGGCAGGGCCACCCGGTCTACGACAACCAGAACCTGCGCACGGTGGGCAGCCGTGGCCCGGTCACGCTGGAGAACTATCACTTCCTGGAGAAGATCAGCCACTTTGACCGGGAGCGGGTGCCGGAGCGGGTGGTGCACGCGCGTGGCGCGGGCGCCCACGGCGTGTTCGAGGCGTACGGGAAGGTGGGCGACGAGCCGGTGAGCCGGTACACCCGCGCCAAGCTGTTCCAGGAGCCGGGCAAGCAGACTCCGGTGTTCGTGCGCTTCTCCAGCGTGATCCACGGCGGCCACTCGCCCGAGACGCTGCGCGACCCGCGCGGCTTCGCGGTGAAGTTCTACACCGAGGACGGCAACTGGGACCTGGTGGGCAACAACCTCAAGGTCTTCTTTATCCGCGACGCGATGAAGTTCCCGGACCTGGTGCACGCCTTCAAGCCGGACCCGGTCACCAACCGTCAGGACGGCCAGCGCATCTTCGACTTCATCAGCCACACGCCCGAAGCGATGCACATGATCACCTGGCTGTTCTCGCCGTGGGGCATTCCGGCCAACTACCGCGAGATGCAGGGCTCGGGCGTCAACACCTACAAGTGGGTCAACAAGGACGGCGTGGGCGTGCTGGTCAAGTACCACTGGGTGCCGCAGCAGGGCGTGCGCAACCTGACCCAGGAACAGGCCGAGCAGATCCAGGCCAAGAACTTCAACCACGCCACCCAGGACCTCTTTGACCACATCAAGGCCGGCGAGTTCCCGAAGTGGGAGCTGTGCGTGCAGATCATGACGGACGGCGAGCACCCGGAGCTGGACTTTGATCCGCTGGACGACACCAAGATCTGGCCCGAGGAGCAGTTCCCGCTGCTGCCGGTGGGCATGATGACCCTCAACCGCAACCCGGAGAACTACTTCGCCGAGGTGGAGCAGGCGGCCTTCGGGACCGGCGTGCTGGTGGACGGTCTGGACTTCAGCGACGACAAGATGCTGCAGGGCCGCACCTTCAGCTACTCGGACACCCAGCGCTACCGGGTGGGCACCAACTACCTGCAGCTGCCGATCAACGCGCCCAGGAAGCACGTGGCCACCAACCAGCGCGACGGCCAGATGGCCCTGCGGGTGGACACTGCCCCCGGCCAGAACCCGCATGTGAACTACGAGCCGAGCGTGCTCAACGGCCTCACCGAGTCGGCCCCGGCCGGCGCTCCGCACGAGCCGTACGTGGAAGGCCGGCTGGTCCGCCAGAAGATCGAGCGCACCAACGACTTCCAGCAGGCGGGCGAACGCTACCGCCAGCACGAGCCGTGGGAACGCGACGACCTGATCAGCAACCTGGTGACGGCGCTGCAGCCGGCCGAGCGGGTCATTCAGGAGCGGATGGTGGCGCTCTTCACCCAGTGCGACCCGGACTACGGGCGCCGGGTGGCTGAGGGCCTGGCGCTGATTCCTCAGAAGGAACCGGTCGCGAACGACTGAGCAACGAGCGAGGGCGCCGCACCCCACAGGGGAGTGCGGCGCCCTCGCTTTGCCCCTACTTCAGCCAGATTGTCCGGACCGCACCACGCGATACCCACGGGTGAGGGCGAGTCCCTCCTGGCGCGGATTCTTCCCTTTCG
It encodes the following:
- a CDS encoding catalase; protein product: MSDAEQGQQSQQDTHGTAVEGVGTPADPRMASGEGTQTLTTRQGHPVYDNQNLRTVGSRGPVTLENYHFLEKISHFDRERVPERVVHARGAGAHGVFEAYGKVGDEPVSRYTRAKLFQEPGKQTPVFVRFSSVIHGGHSPETLRDPRGFAVKFYTEDGNWDLVGNNLKVFFIRDAMKFPDLVHAFKPDPVTNRQDGQRIFDFISHTPEAMHMITWLFSPWGIPANYREMQGSGVNTYKWVNKDGVGVLVKYHWVPQQGVRNLTQEQAEQIQAKNFNHATQDLFDHIKAGEFPKWELCVQIMTDGEHPELDFDPLDDTKIWPEEQFPLLPVGMMTLNRNPENYFAEVEQAAFGTGVLVDGLDFSDDKMLQGRTFSYSDTQRYRVGTNYLQLPINAPRKHVATNQRDGQMALRVDTAPGQNPHVNYEPSVLNGLTESAPAGAPHEPYVEGRLVRQKIERTNDFQQAGERYRQHEPWERDDLISNLVTALQPAERVIQERMVALFTQCDPDYGRRVAEGLALIPQKEPVAND